In Blastopirellula sp. J2-11, a single genomic region encodes these proteins:
- a CDS encoding FHA domain-containing protein, producing MTAKYELHAAHALQGAHRRPARLQAELLIRRGRAEKPSRPITPPLFLIGSGNDCDLVLGDPQFPDSYAYIYHRGSQLTLRWFGEGPELTVNGEPFTDGKLADGDRVRCGPYEFQLAVTSGGGAKENRRTLQQIIGNAKATEETAREAVENLISQVKQNLFGDQFVEEVISSHWRRATA from the coding sequence ATGACTGCGAAATACGAACTTCACGCCGCCCACGCGTTGCAAGGCGCCCATCGTCGCCCTGCGCGCCTCCAGGCGGAGCTATTGATTCGTCGAGGCCGCGCTGAGAAGCCGAGTCGCCCTATCACCCCGCCTCTGTTTTTGATCGGCTCCGGCAACGATTGCGACTTGGTGCTGGGAGACCCGCAATTTCCCGACTCGTACGCCTACATCTACCATCGCGGCTCACAATTGACGCTGCGTTGGTTTGGCGAAGGGCCCGAGTTAACCGTCAATGGAGAACCGTTCACCGACGGCAAGCTTGCCGACGGGGATCGGGTTCGCTGCGGTCCCTACGAATTTCAGCTTGCCGTCACCAGCGGCGGCGGAGCGAAAGAGAATCGCCGCACGTTGCAACAGATCATCGGCAACGCCAAAGCAACCGAAGAGACGGCACGTGAAGCGGTCGAAAACCTGATCAGCCAGGTGAAGCAAAACCTGTTTGGCGATCAATTTGTCGAAGAAGTTATTTCGTCCCACTGGAGACGCGCTACCGCATGA